Proteins found in one Massilia sp. H6 genomic segment:
- a CDS encoding PP2C family serine/threonine-protein phosphatase translates to MTPYKIEAGTAQHIGNRPQQNDRIAFLTGARAPGYMLAVLSDGIGNAAASEQVLHTARQVFDEFKPGEHASIERIAQLLRDIVSETHLVIKMNAVASKTQSHASFIGLVLTPHGDAVWGQVGDSRLYHFHDGDCVTRTGDAEYIQHLMASDRLPEEAAKNHRKSKLLLNVLGNSRKDPYVAIGSCSGLAPSDCFLLASDGLWHFFTDAELAAAVSRASPRQASEMLINKAGERSQGKGGNCSMGIVKLVRPAPGAPAV, encoded by the coding sequence ATGACACCATACAAGATTGAAGCGGGCACCGCGCAACACATTGGCAACCGCCCGCAGCAGAACGACCGCATCGCCTTCCTGACCGGCGCCCGCGCGCCCGGCTACATGCTGGCGGTGCTCTCGGACGGCATCGGCAACGCGGCCGCTTCCGAACAGGTACTGCATACGGCGCGCCAGGTATTCGACGAATTCAAGCCGGGCGAGCACGCCAGCATCGAGCGCATCGCCCAACTGTTGCGCGACATCGTCAGCGAAACCCATCTGGTCATCAAGATGAATGCCGTCGCCTCCAAGACCCAGTCGCATGCCAGCTTTATCGGGCTGGTGCTCACGCCGCACGGCGATGCCGTGTGGGGACAGGTCGGCGATTCGCGCCTGTACCATTTCCACGACGGCGACTGCGTGACGCGCACGGGCGACGCCGAATATATTCAGCACCTGATGGCGAGCGACCGGCTGCCCGAAGAAGCGGCGAAGAACCACCGCAAGTCCAAACTGCTGCTCAATGTCCTGGGCAACAGCCGCAAGGATCCGTATGTCGCGATCGGCAGCTGCAGCGGACTGGCGCCGTCAGACTGCTTCCTGCTGGCCTCGGACGGCCTGTGGCATTTCTTCACCGACGCGGAACTGGCAGCAGCTGTCAGCCGCGCCTCGCCGCGCCAGGCATCGGAAATGCTGATCAACAAGGCCGGCGAACGCTCCCAGGGTAAAGGCGGCAATTGCAGCATGGGGATCGTCAAGCTGGTGCGCCCGGCGCCCGGGGCGCCAGCGGTGTAA
- a CDS encoding YdcH family protein yields the protein MTDVQDLQRRIVELDVEHRDLDAVISMLTDDGHGDQLQLRRLKKRKLQLKDHITLLKMQLVPDIPA from the coding sequence ATGACCGACGTCCAGGACCTCCAGCGCCGCATCGTAGAACTCGACGTGGAACACCGCGACCTCGATGCGGTCATTTCGATGCTGACCGACGACGGCCATGGCGACCAGCTCCAGCTGCGCCGTCTGAAAAAGCGTAAGCTGCAATTGAAGGATCATATTACGCTGCTGAAGATGCAGCTGGTGCCCGACATTCCAGCCTGA